In a genomic window of Cuculus canorus isolate bCucCan1 chromosome 4, bCucCan1.pri, whole genome shotgun sequence:
- the HPSE gene encoding heparanase isoform X2, which yields MLPRGWMLLRLSKPRLEDNGGLGAGTAVLLVPALRGGGTGGGTGGTGGRERRMLLPLLPLLLLLPLPAPGGAAGLRLGLRSPRGRVSPAFLSLTLDASLARNPRYVALLSNPKLRALAAALSPGFLRFGGTETDFLIFDPNKDSTSEEKILWELQAHQEDCGLRPAFAAVEKVLLAQWPSQEKLILAEHDWKKNKNTTITGNTLDILYSFANCSGFHLIFGLNALLRKGGLQWDSSNAWALLDYCASQRYNISWELGNEPNSFRKKSGIYVDGFQLGQDFIHLRQLLSNYTLYRHAKLYGPDVGQPRKHTQKLLRSFLKSGGKVIDSVTWHHYYVNGRSATREDFLSPQVLDTFATAVHEVLEIVGETVPGKKVWLGETSSAYGGGAPRLSNTYVAGFMWLDKLGLSARQGIDVVMRQVFFGAGTYHLVDANFEPLPDYWLSLLYKKLVGTRVLHVTLTGADDSKLRVYLHCTNTFHSKYREGDVTLFALNLYNVTQHLQLPNYLSRKHLDQYLLLPHGKENILSRTLLHATCEAASASYAVLGALPDTVTPLPLIGESTTLKAVPPKACLQKGE from the exons ATGCTGCCGCGAGGATGGATGCTTCTTCGTCTCTCGAAGCCCCGCTTAGAGGATAACGGTGGTCTCGGCGCTGGCACCGCCGTCCTCCTCGTGCCCGCCCTCCGCGGGGGAGGCACCGGGGGAGGCACCGGCGGCACCGGCGGGCGGGAGCGGAGGatgctgctgccgctgctgccgctgttgctgctgctgccgctgcccGCGCCAGGAGGGGCGGCTGGGCTGCGGCTGGGGCTGCGCAGCCCCCGCGGCCGGGTGAGCCCCgctttcctttccctcacccTGGACGCCAGCCTCGCCCGCAACCCGCGATACGTCGCCTTGCTCAG CAACCCCAAACTGCGTGCCTTAGCAGCGGCCCTGTCCCCAGGCTTCCTGAGGTTCGGTGGCACTGAGACGGATTTTCTTATCTTTGATCCCAACAAGGATtcaacttcagaagaaaaaatcctCTGGGAACTTCAGGCCCATCAAG AGGATTGTGGCTTGAGGCCTGCGTTTGCTGCTGTTGAGAAGGTGCTGCTGGCCCAGTGGCCCAGCCAGGAGAAGCTGATACTCGCAGAGCATgactggaaaaagaacaaaaacaccACCATTACAG GAAATACACTGGATATTCTCTATAGCTTTGCAAACTGCTCAGGTTTTCACCTGATCTTTGGGCTCAACGCCTTGCTGCGGAAAGGTGGTTTGCAGTGGGACAGCTCGAATGCCTGGGCTTTGCTGGACTACTGTGCATCGCAGAGGTACAACATCTCCTGGGAGCTCGGGAACG AGCCAAACAGCTTCAGGAAGAAATCTGGCATCTATGTAGATGGCTTCCAGCTGGGACAAGATTTCATTCACTTACGCCAACTCCTGAGTAACTATACCCTCTACCGGCATGCTAAGCTCTACGGTCCTGATGTTGGTCAGCCCCGAAAGCATACACAGAAGCTGCTGAGAAG CTTCCTGAAATCAGGAGGGAAGGTGATTGACTCTGTCACGTGGCATCA TTACTATGTAAATGGTCGAAGTGCTACGAGGGAGGATTTCTTGAGCCCTCAAGTGCTGGATACCTTTGCCACAGCTGTACACGAAGTCCTGGAG ATTGTTGGTGAGACTGTGCCTGGCAAGAAGGTCTGGCTTGGAGAGACCAGCTCTGCCTACGGAGGGGGAGCTCCCAGGCTTTCCAACACCTATGTTGCTGGCTTTAT GTGGTTGGACAAACTTGGGCTTTCAGCCAGGCAGGGGATTGACGTGGTGATGAGACAGGTTTTCTTTGGCGCAGGGACCTATCACCTGGTGGATGCCAACTTTGAACCTTTGCCG GACTACTGGCTCTCGCTGCTCTACAAGAAGCTGGTGGGTACCAGGGTGTTGCATGTCACTCTGACAGGAGCCGATGACAGCAAGCTCCGCGTCTACCTCCACTGCACGAACACCTTCCA CTCCAAGTACAGAGAAGGGGATGTGACGCTGTTTGCCTTAAACCTCTACAATGTTACCCAACATTTGCAGCTACCTAATTACTTATCGAGGAAACACCTGGATCAGTACCTCTTACTGCCTCATGGCAAAGAGAACATACTTTCCAG GACCCTTCTCCACGCCACATGTGAAGCTGCATCAGCTTCTTATGCTGTGCTTGGGGCACTGCCAGACACTGTAACCCCTCTCCCTCTCATTGGTGAAAGTACAACTCTTAAAGCAGTTCCTCCAAAAGCTTGCCTTCAGAAAGGTGAGTAG
- the COQ2 gene encoding 4-hydroxybenzoate polyprenyltransferase, mitochondrial yields the protein MAALMARLSRGCPGLRAASRFPLASVAAAPPLHRPSAPPGPPRSLSFSAAELVRAAPGPLRPYLRLMRLHQPAGTWLLYLPCTWSIGLAAEPGCLPDWHMLSLFGVGAVLMRGAGCTINDMWDRDYDKKVVRTASRPLAAGDISTFQSFVFLGGQLSLALCVLMCLNYYSIFLGAASLSLVITYPLMKRITYWPQLVLGLTFNWGALLGWSAIKGSCEWSVCLPLYLAGVMWTLVYDTIYAHQDKRDDIIIGVKSTALQFKEDTKQWLSGFSLAMLLSLCMAGMNCDQTFPYYSAVAAIGAHLAHQIYTLDIDKPEDCWKKFASNRTVGVLLFIGIVLGNLWKRKDSENLEGPLEDR from the exons ATGGCGGCGCTGATGGCTAGGCTCAGCCGGGGCTGCCCGGGCCTCCGCGCCGCTTCGCGCTTTCCCCTCGCCTCTGTCGCCGCCGCGCCGCCGCTGCACCGCCCCTCAGCGCCGCCGGGACCCCCGCGGTCGCTCAGCTTTTCGGCGGCAGAACTGGTGCGCGCCGCGCCGGGTCCGCTGCGTCCCTACCTGCGCCTCATGCGGCTGCATCAGCCCGCGG GTACGTGGCTGCTATACCTGCCATGCACCTGGAGCATCGGACTTGCGGCCGAGCCGGGCTGCCTCCCGGACTGGCACATGCTGTCCCTCTTCGGCGTTGGAGCAGTGCTTATGCGTGGAGCTGGCTGCACCATCAATGACATGTGGGACCGCGACTATGACAAAAAG GTTGTGAGGACAGCAAGTAGGCCCCTGGCAGCTGGAGACATCTCCACTTTTCagtcctttgtttttcttggtggACAGCTTAGCTTGGCTCTTTGTGTGCTTATGTGCCTGAATTACTATAG TATCTTTCTGGGAGCAGCCTCTTTATCCCTTGTGATCACCTACCCACTGATGAAGAGAATAACATACTGGCCGCAGTTAGTTCTGG GACTTACATTTAATTGGGGAGCCCTTCTTGGCTGGTCTGCCATCAAAGGGTCATGTGAGTGGTCTGTGTGCCTGCCCTTGTATCTAGCTGGAGTAATGTGGACACTGGTATATGATACCATTTACGCACATCAG GATAAGAGGGATGACATCATCATTGGTGTGAAGTCAACAGCATTACAATTCAAGGAGGATACAAAGCAGTGGCTTAGTGGCTTCAGTCTTGCAATGCTTCTGAGTTTGTGCATGGCAGGGATGAATTGTGACCAGACGTTCCCATATTACTCAGCTGTGGCTGCCATAGGGGCTCACCTTGCGCATCAG ATTTACACTTTGGACATAGACAAACCTGAAGACTGTTGGAAGAAATTTGCTTCAAATCGTACTGTAGGAGTTCTGCTTTTCATAGGGATTGTGCTTGGAAATCTGTGGAAACGAAAAGACTCAGAAAATCTAGAAGGACCTTTAGAAGACAGGTAG
- the HPSE gene encoding heparanase isoform X1, translated as MLPRGWMLLRLSKPRLEDNGGLGAGTAVLLVPALRGGGTGGGTGGTGGRERRMLLPLLPLLLLLPLPAPGGAAGLRLGLRSPRGRVSPAFLSLTLDASLARNPRYVALLSNPKLRALAAALSPGFLRFGGTETDFLIFDPNKDSTSEEKILWELQAHQEDCGLRPAFAAVEKVLLAQWPSQEKLILAEHDWKKNKNTTITGNTLDILYSFANCSGFHLIFGLNALLRKGGLQWDSSNAWALLDYCASQRYNISWELGNEPNSFRKKSGIYVDGFQLGQDFIHLRQLLSNYTLYRHAKLYGPDVGQPRKHTQKLLRSFLKSGGKVIDSVTWHHYYVNGRSATREDFLSPQVLDTFATAVHEVLEIVGETVPGKKVWLGETSSAYGGGAPRLSNTYVAGFMWLDKLGLSARQGIDVVMRQVFFGAGTYHLVDANFEPLPDYWLSLLYKKLVGTRVLHVTLTGADDSKLRVYLHCTNTFHSKYREGDVTLFALNLYNVTQHLQLPNYLSRKHLDQYLLLPHGKENILSRSIELNGRVLRMVDDKTLPELIEKPLGPGGMLGLPAFSYGFYVIKNAKAIACI; from the exons ATGCTGCCGCGAGGATGGATGCTTCTTCGTCTCTCGAAGCCCCGCTTAGAGGATAACGGTGGTCTCGGCGCTGGCACCGCCGTCCTCCTCGTGCCCGCCCTCCGCGGGGGAGGCACCGGGGGAGGCACCGGCGGCACCGGCGGGCGGGAGCGGAGGatgctgctgccgctgctgccgctgttgctgctgctgccgctgcccGCGCCAGGAGGGGCGGCTGGGCTGCGGCTGGGGCTGCGCAGCCCCCGCGGCCGGGTGAGCCCCgctttcctttccctcacccTGGACGCCAGCCTCGCCCGCAACCCGCGATACGTCGCCTTGCTCAG CAACCCCAAACTGCGTGCCTTAGCAGCGGCCCTGTCCCCAGGCTTCCTGAGGTTCGGTGGCACTGAGACGGATTTTCTTATCTTTGATCCCAACAAGGATtcaacttcagaagaaaaaatcctCTGGGAACTTCAGGCCCATCAAG AGGATTGTGGCTTGAGGCCTGCGTTTGCTGCTGTTGAGAAGGTGCTGCTGGCCCAGTGGCCCAGCCAGGAGAAGCTGATACTCGCAGAGCATgactggaaaaagaacaaaaacaccACCATTACAG GAAATACACTGGATATTCTCTATAGCTTTGCAAACTGCTCAGGTTTTCACCTGATCTTTGGGCTCAACGCCTTGCTGCGGAAAGGTGGTTTGCAGTGGGACAGCTCGAATGCCTGGGCTTTGCTGGACTACTGTGCATCGCAGAGGTACAACATCTCCTGGGAGCTCGGGAACG AGCCAAACAGCTTCAGGAAGAAATCTGGCATCTATGTAGATGGCTTCCAGCTGGGACAAGATTTCATTCACTTACGCCAACTCCTGAGTAACTATACCCTCTACCGGCATGCTAAGCTCTACGGTCCTGATGTTGGTCAGCCCCGAAAGCATACACAGAAGCTGCTGAGAAG CTTCCTGAAATCAGGAGGGAAGGTGATTGACTCTGTCACGTGGCATCA TTACTATGTAAATGGTCGAAGTGCTACGAGGGAGGATTTCTTGAGCCCTCAAGTGCTGGATACCTTTGCCACAGCTGTACACGAAGTCCTGGAG ATTGTTGGTGAGACTGTGCCTGGCAAGAAGGTCTGGCTTGGAGAGACCAGCTCTGCCTACGGAGGGGGAGCTCCCAGGCTTTCCAACACCTATGTTGCTGGCTTTAT GTGGTTGGACAAACTTGGGCTTTCAGCCAGGCAGGGGATTGACGTGGTGATGAGACAGGTTTTCTTTGGCGCAGGGACCTATCACCTGGTGGATGCCAACTTTGAACCTTTGCCG GACTACTGGCTCTCGCTGCTCTACAAGAAGCTGGTGGGTACCAGGGTGTTGCATGTCACTCTGACAGGAGCCGATGACAGCAAGCTCCGCGTCTACCTCCACTGCACGAACACCTTCCA CTCCAAGTACAGAGAAGGGGATGTGACGCTGTTTGCCTTAAACCTCTACAATGTTACCCAACATTTGCAGCTACCTAATTACTTATCGAGGAAACACCTGGATCAGTACCTCTTACTGCCTCATGGCAAAGAGAACATACTTTCCAG gtCTATTGAGCTGAACGGCCGTGTGCTACGGATGGTGGATGACAAAACACTGCCAGAGCTTATTGAAAAACCCCTTGGTCCTGGTGGCATGCTTGGCCTTCCAGCCTTCTCTTATGGCTTTTATGTTATCAAAAATGCCAAAGCTATTGCTTGCATTTAA